The genomic region AATCAAAGCGCATCCTTAACATATCCAATCCGACACTGGCGGTGTCCGCCGTTTGATAACGCGCTTGGGGGTTCGCCAATTGCGCCATAAACAAGAACAGCCCGACCACCACGAACAGTGCCGTTAAGCCACACAGCATCAAACGCACCTTAGTGAGCTCCCTGAACGGCATTTTTTGTGGCAACAGCCAATTGTTCAATCCCCGCCAGTTTCACCTGATCCATCACACGAATTAACACACCGGTTTTGGTGTCTTCATCCGCCTGCAACAACACGGCAATGTCGGGTTGTTCGACTTTCATTCGCTCCAATTTAGGACGAATCATGCGAATGTCAGTTTGCTTGCCTTCCAGCCACACCAATCCATCCGCCGTCACAGCCAAACGCACCCCTGAGCTGTCTTGCTGCTGAGCCGTAGAGGATGCAGGTCGGTTGATGTCGACACCAGACTCTTTCACAAACGTGGTCGAAACAATGAAGAAGATCAGCATAATAAACACGATGTCCAACATTGGGGTCATATCAATGTTGGAATCGTCTTGCTCGTTCGTTAAGTTAATTCGGCTACGCATTAAATCTACTCATTTACCGTCATTCACATGGGCCAAAGACGCCAGTTGTAATCGACTCCAATGATGAAGCCAGGTGTACATCAACAAGCCTGAAACAGCCAACACCATACCCGCCATCGTCGGAATCGTCGCTTTAGCAACCCCGGCTGACATCAATCGGGGATTTCCCGTGCCATGAAATGCCAGCACATCAAATACCTGAATCATCCCTGTCACCGTCCCCAATAGCCCGATCATCGGACATAAGGCCACCAGCGTTTTAATGAGCGCAAAGGATTTCTGTAATTCCCGCTGCAAGCCAGAGACTTCATTGACCAGCTCACCGTCCCCTCGCCCGGTACGTGTTTTGTGATCCAGCGCCTTCATGCATTGCCGTTTGAGCGCAGGAAACTGAACCCATCGGAACCAGGTTCGTTCCAACAACAATGTCCACATCACAAACGCCGTCCAGGCCAACCAGAACAGAACCCAACCTCCCGTCAGGAAGAATTGAGTCAGCGCCTGAAGCCATAGGCTCGGGTCAAGCCACATTACGCCACCTCACGGTTCGCAGCGTCTTCGTTCTTGATAACCGGCGAGCGTTTCGCTTCCATGTACTCAGCCAAGGAAGAAAACGCCACCTGTTGAAGTAACTGAATCAATCGACGAACCCGGTCTGCCACCAGGCTATGACAGAACAACAACGGGATCGCCACACACAAGCCCAACACCGTAGTGATCAGAGCCTGGGAAATGCCACCCGCCATCAATTTCGGGTCACTGGTGCCGAACACAGTAATGCTCTGGAACGTGCCGATCATGCCGGTAACGGTTCCCAACAAGCCCAACAACGGCGCCACCGCAGCCAACAGCTTCAGGGCAGACATGCCACGTTCCAATCGTGGGACTTCTTTCAACAGCGCTTCATCGAGCCGAACTTCAATGCTACTGGCGTCCTGAGCATCACTCTTGGCTTCTTGAACCGCCGACAACACACGACCTAACGGATTCGCCAAAGACACGTTTTCAATACGCTTGGCCTGGCTCTTGATCCGCCACTCAGCGATTAACACCGCAAACAAACGCCATACCGCCACCAGCAAACCTAATGCTCCCAGCACTATGATGATGAAACCAATCGGTCCACCTTGTTCCAGACGTTCTTTCAACGTCGGAGTACGCCCGATCAACTCGAACAAGTTACCGCGACTTGGGTCAATTAACAGTGTATCTGCCTGCCCATTAAAATAGGCTTTGGCTTGCTCAACACTGCTTCCCGTTGGTTGACGAGGATACACCGACAGCTGCTGGCTGGACGCCTCATAATTCAAAAAACGACCTTGTTCATCAATGGCGACAAAGGGCCCGACACGAAGGACATCAACCGACTCATACACACCATTGGGTTGAGCCACCGATGCCTGATATCGCTTGATTTCCGCCGTTGCTGTCATCTCTTGCAGCATCAACCACCAGAGGGCTTTTACATCGGTCATGGTGGGAATACGTTTCTGATCAGCAAAGGCAATGGTAGACAGACGATCGGCATACTCACTGCTGATCATCGAATCCTGAATGACGCCGCTCAGATCCTGACCCTGTTGCTTAACCACACCAAACACTTCGCCAAGCTGACCGGTACGCGCCGTCAAGGTCTCTTGTTGTTGCTGAAGTCGCTGTTCATTTTGCTCATACTGGCGCTTAAGACGGACTTGCTCTGATTCGGCCTTAGCCAGACGCGCTTTCGCCTCTTTCAGTAAACCGGACTGTTTCTTATATTGGGCGAGGAATTCATCCAAACGCTGCTGATCTTGCGCTTCTGTCTGATGAATACTCTGTTGAACCTGCTTCAGCAAGCCATCCAGTGAAGCCGCTTGTTCATCGGCAAATACCGTTGAATTGGACAGAATGAACGTCATGACAACTAAACATGACAAGAGGTTTCGCGCCGTTAGCCAAACAGCGTTTACATAGGAAGCTACGGAGAACGTGGTCATTAGTTTGCTCCTCCTTTCTCAGTCATAGCGGACGTAGCGACTGAGTGCTCGCTTAGTTTACTTAGCTCGCTGATCAAGCCAATCGGCAACTCCAATAATTCAGGAACGGTTTGTTGTAACGCCATTTGAATGCCTTTCTGAACCACCCAATCATGACGTTCATCCAAACGCTGCCATTGCTGTTGCTGAGTCTGCCATTGACCGCTTTCCTGACCATCCGAGGTTTGGTAATACAAAGCCACCCGTCCCAGGCGTAGGAACGTGACATCCCGATCTGGCTGACCCTCTACCTTCAGCACACCACTGTAGGCTTCAAGCGTTCGGCCGTATTCCACTTCAATCTGATAGGCTTCCAACACCTGACGATATTTCTCTGCGACACTGACATCGGCCCGCGCTAATACATCGTTCAGTCGTGATAATCGCTCGCTGCGCTCTGCACTCAGAAACGGTTTGTCTCGTTCAACAAAGGCAATCAGGGTATTCAACATGGTTTGCAGTAGAGGTAAGGCCGCTTCTTCCGTTTCCTGAAGTGACGACAACTGCTCTTTGATGTCTTCAATTTCTTGCTGCTGGGAATCAATCAGGCGTTGTAGCTGGGCATTGTAGTCTTCTAATTGCTTAGCGCGCTGAGTAGTGTACAGATACTCGTAATAATCCTGACGGGTTTGTTCATCCAGACGATCAATCTTCTGCTGTACCTTCGATGCATGCTGATAACTTGTTACCAAAGCTTTTTCAGCAGACGTGACAACATCATCAGCCATTGCCGTATTACTTAGAACTGTATTGCTCAGGACAGTCACATTAATCAATACAAAACCAGCAACTGCCATACGCACTGCAGACCGTACTTCAGACATTAACCTCTGACTCACTGCCACTGAAGCTGCCGTCAAACCAGCCCACATTAATCGCTTGTCTTTACCTAAAAACAACACCATCACCACCCGACTACATGAAAATGAATCTCATTATATTTCAATAATAATTTCAAACAACCGTTTACATAATGCGCCAAATACAATTAAATATAAATACAAATCATTCTCATTATAATTATGTTTCTTGAGAGCATTATGAACAAAAAGCCCTTAGCACTTGGTATTATGAGCGGCCTGATGGCCCTATCTCACAACGCGGTTGCAGCCTCCGATAACGCAAACGCTTCTTCACCTGTGGAAAAAACGATGGTCATTACCGCCAGCCGTACCGCAGAAACCGTCTCTTCTTTACCGCAAACCGTACAGGTGATCGATCAGGAACAGATTCAGCAACAAGTTCAACCAGGCAACAATCTGGCAGACATATTACCTAAGCTAATTCCGGGATTAGGTGCGCCAACTCAAGTAACCACTCAATTTGGTCAAACATTACGTGGCCGCCCGGTGTTAATTCTGATAGATGGTGTATCTCAGTACGACAATCGTAATGTCTCTCGTAAATTAAGCAGCGTGTCTCCTGAGATGGTAGCTCGTATCGAAGTGGTGTCTGGTGCCAGTTCTATCTATGGTGCAGGTGGTGCAGGCGGCGTAATTAATATCATCACAAAAGATGCTTCAAAAGAAACGTTGGCGTTTGAAACCCGTCTTGGCTTAAAAGCCAGTACCGAAGAACTGGATTCCGAAGCCCTGTCCTATAACTTCCTGCAAAGCGCCTCTGGCACTGTGGATAAGTTCAGTTACCTGGCTACTCTTACCGGCGAAATCCGTAAAGGCATGTTTGATGCTGATGGCGATCGCATTGCACCCGAACCGGCTCAAACCTCTCGAAGCGATGCCGATTCTTTAGGTGCCTTAGTAAAACTTGGCTACCAATTCGATGCAGACACATCTGTAAAACTAACCTTCGATTGGTACGAAGAAGAGCAAGATACAGAGTACGCAGCCAACTATGGCGGCCCAGGCGTACCGGCCCTATTCGGTGCAGATGTTGAAGCGAAAGCCATCAAAGGGTTGGAGCTGGACGATCAACCAAAAACGGAACGTACCTCCATCACCTTAGACTTCATCAACCAAGACCTATTCGGGTCGACTTTCCGAGGTCAGGCTTACTATCGCGAACGTGAATACCGTTTCTACCCATTCGGTAGTACACGAACACTTGCTATTGCGCCGGCTTATCAACCTGCATTTCGTACAGACAGAGCACCATTGCCTGTTGTAAACCAATCGACGTCAGAAGCGGAAGTCTACGGCACCAAACTGACCTTAGAGACATCCATTAATGATGACGCAAGCGTGATCTGGGGTCTGGATTACAACCTGGACAAAGGTAAGCAAACCGCACGCGGTTATGACGTAACAAGCTTCATTAACTCTGGAGCCCTAACCTATGAGCCTATCGGTTCACGCTATGAGTATGGCCCTGAAGTAGAAACCGAAACTAAAGCTGCCTTTGCACAGCTAGAATGGGATACCTCTGACACCGTCACGGTTCGCGCCGGTGTACGCTACGAAAATATTAACGTAGACGTTGATGATGCCACACCACCGATGGAAACCTGGTTCTGGAATCAATACGGTGCCATGGTTTCACCGTTCTTCCCTGACGCGGGCCCAGAAGCGGTAGAAGGTGATGAGCTGGACTATGATGCCTGGCTATTCAACATCGGTGCTATTGATCGTATCAGCGATAATGCAGAAATCTTTATCAACTACTCTGAAGGCTATGAACTTCCTGATGCGGCTCGCTTGCTACGCGATGGTTTATCCCCTGACAGCTTGATGCTGGAACTGTTCACCAATGCCGGCGGTGCCACTGACATTGGCGATTCCAAGTTCGATGCAATGAAAGTTAAGAACTACGAGTTTGGCTGGCGTGGACACTGGGAATCTGCCAGTGCATCGATCACCGCGTTCTACAACAAGTCAGACAAAACAGCGGTCTTTAATTCTGATTACACCGTCGACATGTTAGATCAGGTGAAAACCATCTCAGGTCTGGAATCTACTTTGGATGTTTATGTAAATAACAGCATTCAAACCGGTGGTACCTTCTCTTACACCAAGGGTGAAACCAGAGGCGAGGATGGTAAGAAACGTGACCTGCAAGCAACCGAGGCGTCACCTGCCAAGCTAACAGCCTATGTTCAGCTTAATAAATCTAATTTCACTACTCGTCTGCAAAGTATGACCATCTTTGACTACAACAAAGCAGCCAGAGACGATAACGGTGCAGACATCGAAGGTTACACCACTCTGGATCTGTTAACTCAGGTTGCAGTAGGCCCTGGCAATCTTCAAGTGAATGTCAGCAATTTGCTAAATAACGAGTACCAGACGGTCTACAGCCAGTGGGCAGAAGCGACCTATGGACCAGCATCAGGTCTGAATGCGGAAGGACGTACAGTAAGCATGAGCTACCACATGGAATACTGATCCTGTGTTAGTACGCTAATTACGCAATGTCATGGATGACAAAAAGCCCGATCAGGCCATCACCTGATCGGGCTTTTTCATGAAACGATACTATTTACTCATCACGAGCCGGTATCTTCCAGCCACGCTGTACCGCTGGCCGTTCAGTAAAACGCGAAATGTACGAGAGTACCCTCGGAAAACGATTCAGCTCCGTCAATTCACCCGCCTCATAATAACCAGACAAGGTTTGCAACCAGGGCACGATGGCAATGTCCGCAATAGAGAACTCGCCAGCCACCCATTCTTGTCCGTCCAACTGTTCCTCTAACACATTGAGTAGTCGTTTTACCTCCTGTACATAGCGCTTTTTAGGTCTTGGGTCTTCGATGCTCTTACCCCCGTAGACATGGAAATACCCAAGCTGTCCAAACATGGGCCCGATCCCCCCCATTTGAAACATTAGCCACTGAATTACTTTTGCTTTTTCCGCTGCATTAGACCCCAATAACTTACCCGCTTTCTCGGCAAGATAGATAAGAATGGCACCACTCTCGAACAACCCTACCGGTTTACCGTCAGGGCCATCAGGATCAATAATTGCCGGTATCTTGTTATTGGGATTCAGAGAGAGAAAAGCCTCGCTCTTTACGTCTTCATCCGCCAATGACACCAAATGCGGTTCATACGCCAAACCCAATTCTTCTAATGCAATTGAGACCTTTACCCCATTCGGCGTTGGGTAGGAAAACAACTGAATTCTGTCTGGATGACTCGCTGTCCAACGATCAAAAATAGGGTAATCCGAGAGATTTGAATAATCGACCTGTGACATAGGGCCTCCAAAAGTAAGTGAATGAGTTATATGTCTGACCATACCCGGTTTAGTTCACTCTCAGTGAGCACCATTCCGTCATTTCAGTTGTGAAGCCTGGTCACAAGGCATTCTCTTTACTCTCTCATCACTCACCCTTTACTTACGTTTCACTCTCCCTTCACTCTCCCTTCACTTGCCATTCAGTCACCTTTTACTCGCCCAACATTCAAAATATCAACGAGCTGTTCAACTATTGATCTATATCAGAACTCCGAAAACCCGCATTTATAGAATGGTCTTAGATTAAAAATTCAATAAGGGGAAAACCATGGATACATTCTTTGATCTGTTCGCAAACTTAACTGGACTGCTGAGCCTGTTCGTTATCGTATTCACTACAGGTATGGGTATTTATTGTGGTCACATGTTTATTTCAAAAATGAAGAAAGAAGGCGAAGAGTACGATAAGACACATCCAAAGGCGTAAGTCCGCCAAGCATGCACAATTAAAATAAACGGTAGCAGCCATCGGAGCTTCTACCGTCGTATGTCCCTCTACACCAGCTAACAGATAGCAATCTTGGTTCGGGTCGTCTCGTAGAAAAACCGCCTCCAACGCCTTTCATTGCACTACACTCAAAAAAGCGAATGTGAGTTTCTTGCTGGTCGCTTACAATGCCTCTCCACAGGCCATCCACTCACTCAACAAGCAGGTTCCCTTATGAGCGACGAACGATCTTTAGACGAACAACCTCTGGACGCAAATCAACTCGACTGCGAAAGCCGTTACGATTACTTTCTGACAGTCGTTGGTGAAGAACGAGAAATTTGGATTCTTATCAACGACGACAATCAGTTTTTAAAGATCTTTTCTGAAGAGGAAGACTTTGAATACCTTCCTGTCTGGCCAACGTCAGATTTAGCCAAAGACTACCTTGAAGCATCGGGTGAAAATCTCACGCCGAAGAGCATTTCATTGCCTGAATTTCTGAATCGCTGGGTATCCGGCCTTCAAAACGATGGTTTGGAAGTGGGAGTCTTTCCTGGTGCAGACAAATCAGTGTGGATCATCGAACCGTCCGAGCTTAAAAGCGATATTCAGGATGAGCTGGCGGATGCCTGGTAAGCCTATAAAAACGTCGTAAAACCATCGGTTAACCGTGTAGGAATACACGATTAACCGCCACTAAAAAGTCAAAACGGTTTTATTATGTAATCCTGCCCCTTTGGACAGTAATTTAAGACCTTTAGTCTATGGATTCGGCAAATCAACTCTGTTATCTTTCGTGGCGTCTAACAAATTGATTTTAGAGGATATTATGTACAAGGAATACAAAGTTATCACAGTCATGGAAGGTGGTTTGGGTGCAATCTTTTTAGGTGCATCAAGCATTCCAGTTCAGAAAATGGAAACTGCCCTTAACAAAGAAGTTGCTGACGGTTGGCAGGTGGTTTTCCAAATCGTTGAACAAAAGCGTCTGCTTCTTTTCTGGAAGCGCGAAGCGGTGATCATCACACTAGGTCGATAATATTCAGCCTAGGGCTCTGCTATGTTAAAAAAAGACATTCTTGAAGAACAGCAAGAACAACTGAGACGCCAGGTTCGGGAATTATCTGACAGCCAACGCGCAAGCTATTATCGACTGTCGGAAAAGGTCATTAAAGACCCGGATACCTACGCCACATTAAACTTCATTTTCATTGCCGGTTTGCACCATTTTTATCTTGGAAAATGGGGCTTGGGCTTATTGAATATTTTGGTGTTCGGCAGTGGTATTGCGCTTCTCTGGTTTGGTCTGATTGAAGTTGGCGTTGCACTCTTAATCGGAATCTCTGTCTTTGAACTGTATGAGCTGTTCCGTTCCCAAGCCATTGTGTTGGATCACAACAACAAGGTTGGGCAACGGGTACTGAAAGACGTCTTGGCGAATAGCGAATAGGAAAAAAACTCGTAGCCAGGAATGACGTCTTCCGCCGAATAACCTTGTCTTAGGATCTCTTATCGTCTCTCTGCTTACCCATCGGTATAGAGCGAAGCAGTTCCTAGGACGAGGGTATTACTTACTTCAAACGATTAAAGTCCTCACTGGCTTTTTCAAACTTCTCAATGCGGTCATCGCTGGATGGATGGCTCGACCAATATTTCGAAGTCTCTTCGTCCTTCTCTCCGTGACTTTCTTTGAGCTTGGCCATCATCTGAGCAAAGTAAATCGGATCAATGTTCATCAGTGACATATGATCCAGTGAAAACTGATCCGCTTCTTCTTCGAACCGTCGGGAATACCCTGAGTTCAATAACAACGCAGGCGTGGCTAATAGCAAGGCATTAACACTGGTGATGTCCCCGGTGAAGACCACAACCGCAAGCACCAACGCCGAGGTTTGAATGAGAGACTGGGTACCATGGCGAAGCTCAACGTGCGCCAGTTCGTGCAGCAATACGGATCGAATCTCGTGATCGTTTGCAGCCAACGCCACCAACTCATCGGTCAACACAATATCACCGGATGGCATGGCAAAAGCATTGGCACCCAAGGTTTGTGATGAACGCAAATGCAGGCGGAAGTCATACATGCCGCCTTCATCCGGCACCAGTTCATGAAAGAGCGACTGCAATTCTGACTGACGTTCTTCACTCAACCCGGAGGGCTCAAAATACTCTTCATCAAACCCTTCTAGCGCCGCCTTGCCTTGTTGCACCAAGGTTTCGGGAGACACCATCATAGCTGCATTATAGGATGCCGATGGAATACCAAAACGGATTCCGGCCCAACTCAAAAGCAATACCAGCACCAGAATAACCAGTCGTATGATCAGGGAAGGCGTAATTAAAAAATTATTGGGTTTATGTGGAAAGCGATCAGCCAAACGATCCACAAGCT from Litoribrevibacter albus harbors:
- a CDS encoding ExbD/TolR family protein, which translates into the protein MRSRINLTNEQDDSNIDMTPMLDIVFIMLIFFIVSTTFVKESGVDINRPASSTAQQQDSSGVRLAVTADGLVWLEGKQTDIRMIRPKLERMKVEQPDIAVLLQADEDTKTGVLIRVMDQVKLAGIEQLAVATKNAVQGAH
- a CDS encoding MotA/TolQ/ExbB proton channel family protein; this translates as MWLDPSLWLQALTQFFLTGGWVLFWLAWTAFVMWTLLLERTWFRWVQFPALKRQCMKALDHKTRTGRGDGELVNEVSGLQRELQKSFALIKTLVALCPMIGLLGTVTGMIQVFDVLAFHGTGNPRLMSAGVAKATIPTMAGMVLAVSGLLMYTWLHHWSRLQLASLAHVNDGK
- a CDS encoding MotA/TolQ/ExbB proton channel family protein, with amino-acid sequence MTTFSVASYVNAVWLTARNLLSCLVVMTFILSNSTVFADEQAASLDGLLKQVQQSIHQTEAQDQQRLDEFLAQYKKQSGLLKEAKARLAKAESEQVRLKRQYEQNEQRLQQQQETLTARTGQLGEVFGVVKQQGQDLSGVIQDSMISSEYADRLSTIAFADQKRIPTMTDVKALWWLMLQEMTATAEIKRYQASVAQPNGVYESVDVLRVGPFVAIDEQGRFLNYEASSQQLSVYPRQPTGSSVEQAKAYFNGQADTLLIDPSRGNLFELIGRTPTLKERLEQGGPIGFIIIVLGALGLLVAVWRLFAVLIAEWRIKSQAKRIENVSLANPLGRVLSAVQEAKSDAQDASSIEVRLDEALLKEVPRLERGMSALKLLAAVAPLLGLLGTVTGMIGTFQSITVFGTSDPKLMAGGISQALITTVLGLCVAIPLLFCHSLVADRVRRLIQLLQQVAFSSLAEYMEAKRSPVIKNEDAANREVA
- a CDS encoding DUF3450 domain-containing protein is translated as MSEVRSAVRMAVAGFVLINVTVLSNTVLSNTAMADDVVTSAEKALVTSYQHASKVQQKIDRLDEQTRQDYYEYLYTTQRAKQLEDYNAQLQRLIDSQQQEIEDIKEQLSSLQETEEAALPLLQTMLNTLIAFVERDKPFLSAERSERLSRLNDVLARADVSVAEKYRQVLEAYQIEVEYGRTLEAYSGVLKVEGQPDRDVTFLRLGRVALYYQTSDGQESGQWQTQQQQWQRLDERHDWVVQKGIQMALQQTVPELLELPIGLISELSKLSEHSVATSAMTEKGGAN
- a CDS encoding TonB-dependent receptor, which produces MNKKPLALGIMSGLMALSHNAVAASDNANASSPVEKTMVITASRTAETVSSLPQTVQVIDQEQIQQQVQPGNNLADILPKLIPGLGAPTQVTTQFGQTLRGRPVLILIDGVSQYDNRNVSRKLSSVSPEMVARIEVVSGASSIYGAGGAGGVINIITKDASKETLAFETRLGLKASTEELDSEALSYNFLQSASGTVDKFSYLATLTGEIRKGMFDADGDRIAPEPAQTSRSDADSLGALVKLGYQFDADTSVKLTFDWYEEEQDTEYAANYGGPGVPALFGADVEAKAIKGLELDDQPKTERTSITLDFINQDLFGSTFRGQAYYREREYRFYPFGSTRTLAIAPAYQPAFRTDRAPLPVVNQSTSEAEVYGTKLTLETSINDDASVIWGLDYNLDKGKQTARGYDVTSFINSGALTYEPIGSRYEYGPEVETETKAAFAQLEWDTSDTVTVRAGVRYENINVDVDDATPPMETWFWNQYGAMVSPFFPDAGPEAVEGDELDYDAWLFNIGAIDRISDNAEIFINYSEGYELPDAARLLRDGLSPDSLMLELFTNAGGATDIGDSKFDAMKVKNYEFGWRGHWESASASITAFYNKSDKTAVFNSDYTVDMLDQVKTISGLESTLDVYVNNSIQTGGTFSYTKGETRGEDGKKRDLQATEASPAKLTAYVQLNKSNFTTRLQSMTIFDYNKAARDDNGADIEGYTTLDLLTQVAVGPGNLQVNVSNLLNNEYQTVYSQWAEATYGPASGLNAEGRTVSMSYHMEY
- a CDS encoding glutathione S-transferase family protein; its protein translation is MSQVDYSNLSDYPIFDRWTASHPDRIQLFSYPTPNGVKVSIALEELGLAYEPHLVSLADEDVKSEAFLSLNPNNKIPAIIDPDGPDGKPVGLFESGAILIYLAEKAGKLLGSNAAEKAKVIQWLMFQMGGIGPMFGQLGYFHVYGGKSIEDPRPKKRYVQEVKRLLNVLEEQLDGQEWVAGEFSIADIAIVPWLQTLSGYYEAGELTELNRFPRVLSYISRFTERPAVQRGWKIPARDE
- a CDS encoding DUF3149 domain-containing protein; translation: MDTFFDLFANLTGLLSLFVIVFTTGMGIYCGHMFISKMKKEGEEYDKTHPKA
- a CDS encoding DUF2750 domain-containing protein — protein: MSDERSLDEQPLDANQLDCESRYDYFLTVVGEEREIWILINDDNQFLKIFSEEEDFEYLPVWPTSDLAKDYLEASGENLTPKSISLPEFLNRWVSGLQNDGLEVGVFPGADKSVWIIEPSELKSDIQDELADAW
- a CDS encoding DUF4177 domain-containing protein, with amino-acid sequence MYKEYKVITVMEGGLGAIFLGASSIPVQKMETALNKEVADGWQVVFQIVEQKRLLLFWKREAVIITLGR
- a CDS encoding TM2 domain-containing protein — its product is MLKKDILEEQQEQLRRQVRELSDSQRASYYRLSEKVIKDPDTYATLNFIFIAGLHHFYLGKWGLGLLNILVFGSGIALLWFGLIEVGVALLIGISVFELYELFRSQAIVLDHNNKVGQRVLKDVLANSE
- a CDS encoding M48 family metallopeptidase, whose product is MDTINGLYLDVKTASKRAMILSVDDQGMVSVPTSQRKVAFNQLEISPRINDSTRFITLPNGLLFETNDNELVDRLADRFPHKPNNFLITPSLIIRLVILVLVLLLSWAGIRFGIPSASYNAAMMVSPETLVQQGKAALEGFDEEYFEPSGLSEERQSELQSLFHELVPDEGGMYDFRLHLRSSQTLGANAFAMPSGDIVLTDELVALAANDHEIRSVLLHELAHVELRHGTQSLIQTSALVLAVVVFTGDITSVNALLLATPALLLNSGYSRRFEEEADQFSLDHMSLMNIDPIYFAQMMAKLKESHGEKDEETSKYWSSHPSSDDRIEKFEKASEDFNRLK